DNA from Apostichopus japonicus isolate 1M-3 chromosome 15, ASM3797524v1, whole genome shotgun sequence:
acacgcgttatgatagaccatatatagtacatatatagatcattagtgagagaggaaaatggaaacgtcaaaaaatggagttgtcggtgtaaggggtagggtgagtcacacttttacgaaatcattgatccgtcactggctacccttcagcgctgtaatgatgtcactgttcctctttctctccccggtgtcttcgcgtttttcttttactccctccttttctcctttttctctctttcttctttttcttttcccttccttcctctcctcctcctcttttttcccctcttttttccttttttcttctcttttttttctctcctctttttcttacccggggggcgcgcgcccccaacgcccccccctggatacgcacctgacttatatattataaaacGTATGTATCCAACCTATACCGTCATTGCCATTTCAACAACACACATGCTCAACATTCTTAAATCATGTCGTAAGAATCCTTTGTCTCGTCTAAAGTAGTTATATACCACTGACGTGCGAATGACCAAGCCCCGCCCCCTCCATTTGCGCACGGCACTGAAGTATCAGATTTGATGTGACTGATAAAAGTATTGAAAGAAGACAAATCAAACATGACTGCGGCTTACTGTTATTCTTCTTTAATATAGTGCGCGACCTTCCCAAATCACACATGACAATAACAATTAACTAACTTTCCCCGAAAACACAATTACgtatatgtttatattcatttgcctttgtcgtttacctccattccattaacataaagtctgttcaaagtatctctttcgagatccggctttaggaatcacaaatgattttcgagttggttagcatcatgtttgatctctagagtaaggcaaaatatgtcaccaaaaacagaactagtattgttcgatacaggtggcaaacgcCTACAGCGTAATTACGACCttctttaccggtttcgaacctctggacatacaatcagcgtccatagcctagtggttagggtgtccgcatactgcagagcgggaggcccgggttcgaatcccggtggaggctggaagttttttcactgttcttgattttccaactcattacgattttcatttatatatatatatatatatatgaattacaAGTTAAGTGATACACATTCATTCGACAATTGATTTCTGTTGTTTCAACGAATTGTTGTTTCAACCGGTGCGATACCGGTTGGTTACAGATCTATTTTGTGAAAGTTGTGAATGGTTAAGATCATTGGTTCTCGAAGTTACGCGAATCGATCGCACACACATTAAGACTTTCCCGTTGGTCTGTACATTGACCACTTGGAGGAGGTTCAGAGTTGCCCCAGAACCGGGTCGTAGCCATGGGAGCATGGAGGCAACACCCTCACCTACTGCCCATCTCCCAtaccatcccaccccaccccacccatcccatcccaaCCCCACCATATCCCAACCCCCATCAGAAATGAGTCATTCTACTAATGgcttttattttaataacacaaaaccaaaaaaatgaaatgtttgtacTCACTTTGAAATGATGAGGTTATAGCACCTTTTTGCATATGTGTCCCTTTGTCCAAAGCAAGATTTCTCATACAGGAGGGGATACCCCaaccccttagacccctccccgcTACGGACGTTAATAGTATCCCATGCACCTCCAGATCTAGCTACGGGCCTGCCCCGGAcagcccaccccctcccccccaactcCGAACCTCATGACCTCATATACCCAACCCCTAGACCCCTCCTCGCGACGGACGTTATAAGTGTCACATACACCTCGAGATCTGGCTACGGGCCTGCCCCGGACagcccctctcccctcctccgAACCTCACGACTCCACGTCGTATTATTCTGCAACTTTCGTATAATGAAACTTCAGGAAGCGTAATATCATTTCTCGCAtactcattttatttttttatttttgtctctTTGTTTGTTATAAACATTGACAGAGGGTTATATTAGTTACACCACAATATTATAAATACTGATACATTATATTATACAGGCTATTATAAAGAAGAGCATCTTTTGCAAGCTTAATGCGTTTGGTGAAATTTATAATTCAGCTTAGGCTCTAATGATATATGACTTATAGGGTATACTCGGTATTTACGAGatataacttttgtttttaagCAGCTTCTTGTTTGACTTCTTTTAATGGATAAAAGTTAGATAATTAGAaaacacaaagagaaaaaagaatgaTTGTCAATCTAAGGGCCTGCGATATCGTGTGCAAGTATAGCTATGGGCTCCGTATTCAGATATTTTAAAGtatagattaaaaaaaaaaacatttgatgtTGATTGATAGGTAGTACGAATGATTTCATGCTTGGCAAGATTTTCagtcaaaaacaaaaaccaacaaaaaaacaatcttTTTTGTTCCTAAGATTGATTTTGGAGaagttatgaaataaaattagAAATTGTGAAAAGTGAATAATTGTAGTTTAGTAAAAAGATATATGTTACAACTTACTTCTCGATATGGTATAATCCAagaacatataataatatacaatttgGAGAAGTATGAAATAAAATTAGAAATTGTGAAAAGTGAATAATTGTAGTCTAGTAAAAAGATATATGTTACAACTTACTTCTCGATATGGTATAATCCAagaacatataataatatacaatttgGAGAAGTATGAAATAAAATTAGAAATTGTGAAAAGTGAATAATTGTAGTCTAGTAAAAAGATATATGTTACAACTTACTTCTCGATATGGTATAATCCAagaacatataataatatacaatttgGAGAAGTATGAAATAAAATTAGAAATTGTGAAAAGTGAATAATTGTAGTTTAGTAAAAAGATATATGTTACAACTTACTTCTCGATATGGTATGGTCCAAGaacataataatatacatgattttcatatttaaagtaAAGTCAATCTCTAGAAAGCTCTTTTTAAGGCTTCATTCATAATGATGAAATGCGCTCCTTGGTGCATGCAAGGCATAAAATGTTAAACGTTATTTCATTAAATCTGTTAATTCTTATCATTCAAAAACATGTTATTTAACATGACCGATTTTACTAATACCTGAATATCGTAACCTGTATAGGATTAACGATAAATATGGACTATCCTATTGGCTTTGGTATTCAGGTATTTGTAAATTCGGATATGTTAAACAACACAGCGTTAAAAAGTAAACTAGACCTAATCCTTTTATATAACGACACTTGTCTAATAATTCCAAACTTGTGATTTTAAAATGTCTGAATTTTACAAATATCTGAATACAATAGCCTCTGGGATCAGGATCAGGTATACAAGGTGAAAAATAAACTAAACCTGATCcttagccccccccctcccctccagtggcggagctaggggtattggtcaagggggggggcgagaatggtctgtaggggcgctttcgacactatctaagcggagcgccaccataggttggcgcggagcgtacaaaaaaaaattgggtaaagatactccctagatcgccggaaatgaccctttcatggcctggctaatttgcagataaacgaagaataaatagatgtcatcgccaacaaaatgtgacaaatgtcaataggtagatgagagcgcaataaataagtgaataatcgcgaataattaaaaagtggtaaaaaactgaaaagggcgccagcagtccatttgagtccgttaggggggggggcgggcatcatatggacgctccgccactgcccccctcctGTCAGAAATGCTTGTATTGTGACTTCCGCCTTTTTATTGAAGTCCTGACCAATTCTctcacctacccccccccccgcccccatttTGTGTGCGTTTCTTTCTTttcgttttcattttctttagaATTAGTACCCATTGAGACCAAATATACTCGAAAAGTGGAAGTTTTATTCTACTGCGGTCTGCAATCGTGTGgataatcattttttttccaaaaatcaaaaactttttgGAATGTAATTCACATCATGTTATCAGTAATGATAAATTCTATAGGAAATACATTGTCaataattgttgttttttttttttaagcaagaTATTCTGTCCATATTTCACATCAACTATAGTATTCTAACATTAAACATTCAAATTCATATAACGCTGGGCAGTAAGTAAACCGTTTAGATCTTCGGAAGACCTTCTTTTCTTGAAATATCTCTCAATTTTCTCTTGAACACCATTGAATTTTCTAACAAAACAAATCCCACGTAAGTAAACTGCTGGCTATCAACCCAAATGGTGCAAATGATGCATTTTCCTTTCAACAtctgtatgaatattcattgcccccccccccgcccctcacaaacacacacagacgGAATATTCCCATCCCAGAGTATTCAAATCCTAGTGTAcgtaacattatatatatatatatatatatatatatatatatatacatatacatatatatatatatatatatatatatatatgtatatatatatatatatatatatatatatatgcaacctAAACAGTtggaaattcttcaacattgtttgtaGCAGCACCTCCCAGTTTACAACAATAAATTTCTCAACTCCCGTCGCCTTCAACCCCTCAGAATGATATAGCAATTAACCACTCTaacctcccacccccaccccaccccctcctctatACATAACTGTGGTAACGCCGCTGTTAAGGAGTGAAACcacgttttctttttcatgtatTTGTCGTTCTTTTcaaattgtcaacattttagATTCAGAAGGAAACaaacattgtattttttttaaattttaatttgatttagaAATATATGTTATTTGCCTCTGCAATGCCATATTTAGACTGGCTAATGTCTCCGGTGTACAATGTGTTAACACAAATTGTAACAGTGATATCACTCAAATGggattgttgatgtagcctatgATGTTTGGGGAAGTTGGTTACTATAAAATATCTCGATGACATATTGATCAAGGATCGATGGTCTGAATTCGTTACCCCTAATAATAACGAGAGAGATagagatatttttttttggggggggggagggggaggggaggaggccGTTGGAACGGCATATGCACTAATAACCTGAATATGCATCATATTACTGGCAAGAAAAACTATATTGAAACAATGAGTGGAAATTTAAAATAGACCTTTTGACCATcgaagaaaaattaaagaagaagaatattctTTTAGTAGAAATGAAGTCATATATATCCACTAATAATTATCACTTCGCCCAAACATCATTATTTTTTCTAGAATAATTCTGCGGGAGCATGTAAGCGCTTACCCAACTCTTTGCTCCGCAATCGTGGCAACTTCCGGCCCAAGTTGGCCCAAAATAATGCATTTTCTTCTTCCTGACATAACTTCTGCTGTGACTATTCATTAGCCTCTCTGCGATATCACAGTGTGTCTGATCCTTAATTGGACGAAGGTACTGCTCGTATTGAGGAACACTGACCACCTTCCCTTCTTTTCTCCatttaaaatattccaaatattttTCATCGTTGCCACTTAATTCTATCAAATGGATAGCTAACTCCGATATCGATCCAAATTGGTCGACGTGTATGAACGAATTTGGTGGTGCTTTCTGGATATAATGCTCTAACGGCGCTCCAACGACGACGGGTACTACACCAAGCTTCAGTGCGCGCCAAAATTTCTCCGTGATGTAGTCGTCACAACAACTGTTCTCTAAACTCAAATAGAACTTGTACTTGCGTATCACATCGAATAACAGTGTCTCCCTATCCCATGGCAACTGTTCGTCACCACATTTGCCATACGTCTCCACAGGGATCAATTTATCGAgatctttgacaaatttgagtcGATCCCATTGCAAAGTCTCGCAATGACTCGCCACCCAGGCTAACAGACCCCGCTTCGGATTCAAGAAATTCTTGAGATTAACGTCTCTGACTTGGCCATTATCGAAACGTTCGTAGAATCCATAGGGATGAGAAAAGTCAGCGTCGTTCTTATAAGTGACTGACCAGTCGTAAGTGTCGTTCCCGTACTTTTGAGGGGGCTGTAACCCAGTGATATAAAGCGGACTATCTTGGGTAATCATAATCCACTTTTGATTTCTCGTCCGATTGCCGTGTACCCAGTTCCACATTTCCGGCGTCAACCAGTGAAACACATTGGTGAATACGACTGCGTCGTAGTGCTTTATTTCACTTGGTTCCTTCGTGTGGTTTAGAAGTACAGAACATTCCGTGAGTGGGCAGTTGATCACCCGAGGAAACTTTACGAGAGATCTATAGCGAGCACCAGCACCGTGTTTACAGAACGAAAACCAGTCTTGCCTTATACCGAATAATACAACACGTTTTTGACATGATTCATGCGCCGCTCGGAAAAATAGCCCATTTCTCAAAATCGATAAAATCACATTCCCTTGAGAAACCCCAGTCTCGTATTCATACATTTCATTAGTGGGAGGTAAATAAAAtaatgtggttaccatgaatgTCGTTGCAAAGAAAGTTAGAAGAAACTTCTTAATCCTCTTAATCTGATTCATTGTGCGAAGGAAGGGTTGTGAAAATTTTGGTCTGTAAAAAACTGATAAATGACTCCCAGTTATAATAAGTCCAGAAACTTCAAATGGGACATCCACAGTCTTCTCTTGTTTTTTTACTAACTCGGAGGTCGTTTGTTGCACGTCCAATACGAACAATTCTCTCAGTTTTGTAGATTAACAATGTAATTGCTATAGCCTGTTGACAAAGGAATAACAGAGACATGACAATATAATTAACTGTAAAGAATAACAGGTATAATATATACGTCACTTCACAGGAAATATAAAGATCGGAATTATATAGATCGATTTAGACGCTGAATAACGCcgaataacatatatatatatatatatatatatatatatatatatatatatatatatatatatatatatatatatatatatatatatatatatatatatatatatatatatatatatacagatataaatatatgtataataataataataataattccaaCGTTCGCATGCCCACCCGGAAGGGTGCTCAAGGTCGTGGATACGCTATAATTCTTTTTCGCTTTTGTCGTGTATGGTTAATTTCAGTTCTTTGTTTAAGTTTGCCCTTACGACGGACCGGGAAGTAACCTACTTTAGGCTAGGGTgcttgcatgcatgcatgcacccCTGTTATTGGCCTTGTGCTGAGGGTATTCTCAGGTCAATCAATGGTatagagcagggttgtccaaccttttgcagaggagagccgcatggaatgattatgatgaaggagggggccgcatgaaccctacgctcgatttttcgatttttgcccgaagcccaggGCAACACGAtatgagcactgcgcgcggagcgcactgatttattttccttcctgataagacatgaataaagtccagccgccccccccccccctccgctgagagagtgtcacacaaactgacctgtatgcagttttttggacccagaaggttcgaatgattgattatatagcttaaaattgttatcaataaatctgctcactaacatttcgcaccgtagagcatctctggcgggccggacgcaaccatgcggcgggccggactgtggcacgcgggccgtaggttggacaaccctggtataGGGAAACTTGTTTTGTGTTCCGATTACTTTTTGCTTTGTCTTAAATCGCTCTTTCACATGAAACGCAGACTATGCATGTGCTTTGTTttacttgtgtgtgtgtgtgtgtttatgttcGTACGTGCTTGTGTGTCTCTGTATTTGTACGTGTGTAtgggtgtgggtgtggggggggggtaagcgtGAGTTTTGTATTCACTGAAGGTTTGTTTTTTCtggatatgtatacatatatttcggtctaagaggagaagaagaaatactcaattcagaatcatttttttttggcattatgTTAATAATTCCTTAATTGTATCATTCAGATGACATAcctacataaatacatacataaatataatcgatgtacagtatacatgtttaataatcgtgaataaatgagatggaaaGAAAAAACTCCTAATTCAGAAATGCCTAATCAACATGCATaaggaaacaaaagaaaacactgACCTGTTTAATATTCCCTGCTTTCAAAACATCGACATAATATCATGTTATTGTATCGAACGATATGATCCTATACGTTATCATGTCAGATTAAAAATTGTCTTCCAAAAGagcacaaaaaataaaaaaaaggtcacAATATGTAAACACTCTTGTCTCCTTTGGTGTAACGATAGGTAAAACTGCCACAGTGCACCGTATGACACAATTCCTTAGTTTCGTAGTGATCTGATTCCAGATTCCTACTCTCGTCAAAATTCAAGATTTTTGTTCCATTTGGTAACCCTTCTTTTTTTCAGCAAAACTTTCCAATCCATAAAACCATTTGTACTAATTTTTAAACGTGTTTTGACCAAGTTTCCACGACCGCGATTccaccaaactttgtcaaaaaaACTTCATATATCTATTGAATTGCAATCAAACTTGATTGGAACTTGCAACAAGAGCTCGCTGAAATTGAGACCAGTTAAAATGACTTAAGAAGTCAACTTATTTATAAAGTGATAAGTCCAATAGCCTATGCGTAATTAGTACACGGATTGGTCGGAGTAACACACAGATACACACACCCACGCACATACACATGCACATAGGTTACTAAAAGTAGTGAGTTTAAGTACAGAATGATATAGGAACTAGAACTGTACAATGCTTCAGTCTTTATGTCCTTcgttcgatttttttttctattcgcTTGAATGACTTTAACGTCAAGCTGAATTAACTGTTTTGAAGCATCACACAATAGGGACACCAGAACGAGTCAGCCTTTCATTTTTGATTTACCAATGTATAAGgttcaaaaaaaattataagtgGTGGCGAATATTCAACAGAGCATAAAACTAAACTTCACACCATGTTGTTCAAGTAACTAcgaaaaaaacatatttgtttagtacaaaaaaaaaccatgCGGCAACCTACATAATGGGTAATGTACATACACAgtttttttctcattatttttcATTGTGCTCCTTGTGTAATGTGTGCCTGTAtaaaaggattggttcagttgtcatacatgtttatgttatatgaaagaggacaataaaagaaacacaatggtgaaaaaaaactgttcaaatatcttttttcggttaaagagatattcaagtgtaatgttttatcagattgtgtagaaactgctgaaatctgactagctgtgatgtcacatcctcacattcctgaaaagtctttgtttttttctctaaatattctgtgagatttcatgactttcaaccaaaacaTATGTCAGGAgatttcatatttgtcaaaggaagtatttgagattgaacatctgaagaatttttgattatattattttcaattgtgttaaaaaatgtaaataatttttaaagaaatatattcacaaatgttaaggaagtgaggaggtgacatcacaccctcacagtaagtctttctacaccagtcgttttcaaagaaatttagatatcttcaaagtgtcatatctccttaacagagcatgcgctatcatggtagtttcttcactgttcgttttgtctttttgtgctctttcatacaaaatagacatgtcaaacacctgaaccaatcctttaaacaatggttttttttaattaacacCGCTTATAGTTCCTTGTCTTAATTTTTCACAGCAATGATATATATGGAATGTTATTGTTTGTACCCGGCCTGTGTAAAAACCACACTTATGACACTATCAAATCTTTAGTTTTTCACCACTCTATCCCCTCCCCAGGCACGTAGCCAGAGCCTTGTGCCCCACTCCCTCCCAGAAAAatgatcatttttcttttcaaaattcctagctcaatataaaaaaaaaggcagGGTTGTATGAATGGATGAAACTCCTATAAACAACCACAACTACAACCCAGTTTTATGACCTAGGCCTACAATAACATAATTgtttcatttacaaaaaaaattgaaaaaaaaatcccttctGGCACCAACCATTTGACAGTCTGTGCTAAATctgtaaaaatatgaaatatggaccaataaaagagaaaaatgaaatacaaatgtaggggaaaaaagagggaaaacaCGGTATCATTTGGCATCTATGCCGCCTGAAGTATggacaaatttctcaaaggggaggggggacaccccttccccttatacccctctcCCAGGACGGCGAACCTCCCCCCTTAATCGATGCCTCTGCCCTACGGGCCTGTCCCTCCCTCAGATATACCAGGCTCTCAAAAGTCTCCAACCACAAAACATATGGCGAgaatttttataccattttacTATTATAACCTCTGAATGTTTTTAGTCACCGGGAAATTTTAATATAGCCTATAATTTAACAATGTCAATTTGAAAATCAACAAActggtttttgttgtttttttttttggccaagttttcgCAAACTTAGCATGTGACAATAATTTGAGGCTTAAACATGGTAACTCGTTCGCTTCTTGTATATTTTCCTTTATGTATTGTTACTGCATGTAGGATCATTTCTGTATCAGAAGTAGGATATCTTCATTTGCATGCATATAAACCCGAAAAGTTTGATGACTTGCTACATGTTTACAAGAGAGAAAACGGGAACCCTGGATAACTAAAATCTATATAAccttcttgtttgttttttgtttttccattttgaaGGCAATCAAGACAAATGCACCTACTATAAGTTTAAAGAGTAAATaggtcttttttcttctttctttatcCAAAGGCGACATTGCCCGAGGTGTGCGCTCGCGTTATTATATACAAGCTATACAAAGAAGTGTAAGCACGGACTTAGTAGCTCAAATTGAAATATGCTTTAAAAATATACCAAAACGAAACCAACCATCTTTGTTTTCTATGGGACGCTTGGATAAACTCCTAGCTGGGACCTCTCCGAAATCAGGAGTCAATTATCCTAGTCTGAGTATTACAACACGCGTATTTATTATCATTAGTttgaacagtatatatatatatatatatatatatatataaatgaaaatcgtaatgagttggaaaatcaagaacagtgaaaaaactttcagcctccaccgggattcgaacccgggcctcccgctctgtacgcggacaccctaaccactaggctatggacgctgattgtatgtccagaggttcgaaaccggtaaggaagatcgtaattccactgtaggcgtttgtcacctgtatcgaacaatactagttctgtttttggtgacatattttgccttactctagagatcaaacatgatcctaaccaactcgaaaatcatttgtgattcctaaagccggatctcgaaagagatactttgaacagactttatgttaatgcaatggaggtaaaccacaaaggcaaatgaatatatataaatgaatatatatatatatatatatatatatatgagaatcgtaatgagttggaaaatccagaacagtgaaaaaacttccagcctccaccgagattcgaacccgggccccccgctttgtacgcggacaccctaaccaactaggccatggacgctgatagtatgtccagaggttctaaaccggtaaggaagatcgtaattccactgtaggcgtttgtcacctgtatcgaacaataccaGTTCTGTTTTCGGTGACATATTTGGCCTtattctagagatcaaacatgatgctaaccaactcgaaaatcattttttgattcctaaagccggatctcggaAGAGATACTTACACAAAGGTTAAATTGTCAAGAACAAACGACATAAAAACACTAACAATTTACTTGTTTTCTGAATTTGATATTGTAAAGATATACGTTGGTTATCAACTATAAATTTATAACGTCTATTTACATGAAAATGTTGAACACCGTCATATGCAAAGTGAACAAACGCCCCCTCTTAATAATGTTTACACGGACAATAGTCTTTACCAAAATAACGGCCATTTTGGATCACTATATTTAAACAGGTTTTTCTTGATCGATTTTGTACAATTAAACTTGAGGCCTTATCATCACAAGTTGACATACTTTTAAGGgaatattttttaaagaaaatacatttcCATGGATTAAGGGACGCATTTCATTCGCGAAAATATCCTCCATGCATGAACAAGTCTTATAACAATTCATATGGATATTTGTGAGCGCGGGTGTGCATAATGGCGATCTTAAGCGTCTCAGTAGAGGGCGctatcagtatatatacacatctgGATCATAACAGTGCCTTTGGTACGGCTCTGGGAAGTTTTCAGATCTCAATCTATTTGCTAGTTGTGTATCTTTATAAAGTAtaatatctttaaaaagttCTTGTCTTCTTAACTCAGTTTAGCGGACGTCATTGAAAATACATGAAAGAtgctttctgattggttgacgACCAGATGTGTGTGAATGTTGTGTTACTTGAGTGGCCTATGTATTTGTGGTTAAAACCGTATATTAGTTCGAACATGTCAGACTATGCTCGAATCAAAGAATCGGGAAATACTCTATCCATCAGTCTCCGTCAGAGATTTCTCAAAGGAATGCTCAGTAATGACTGCAGCTTGCCAAGTGTCGCGGAACTACAAAGGACCCGAtgtgacagcgccctctgtttgTTGAGCTGGAGATCTCCATTTGGCTTATTTGACACAATCAAACGATTCATATCCATGGTTCCCAAACTGTATTTGAAATCTTTCTCGAAGCCTCGCCTTATGACGTCACGCGTAGCATGATGTTTCTGTCCGAAACGAAGCCTAAACAAGCGATACGCGACAA
Protein-coding regions in this window:
- the LOC139981292 gene encoding 4-galactosyl-N-acetylglucosaminide 3-alpha-L-fucosyltransferase 9-like, which gives rise to MNQIKRIKKFLLTFFATTFMVTTLFYLPPTNEMYEYETGVSQGNVILSILRNGLFFRAAHESCQKRVVLFGIRQDWFSFCKHGAGARYRSLVKFPRVINCPLTECSVLLNHTKEPSEIKHYDAVVFTNVFHWLTPEMWNWVHGNRTRNQKWIMITQDSPLYITGLQPPQKYGNDTYDWSVTYKNDADFSHPYGFYERFDNGQVRDVNLKNFLNPKRGLLAWVASHCETLQWDRLKFVKDLDKLIPVETYGKCGDEQLPWDRETLLFDVIRKYKFYLSLENSCCDDYITEKFWRALKLGVVPVVVGAPLEHYIQKAPPNSFIHVDQFGSISELAIHLIELSGNDEKYLEYFKWRKEGKVVSVPQYEQYLRPIKDQTHCDIAERLMNSHSRSYVRKKKMHYFGPTWAGSCHDCGAKSWVSAYMLPQNYSRKNNDVWAK